The following proteins come from a genomic window of Mycobacterium sp. DL:
- a CDS encoding multidrug effflux MFS transporter, protein MIVVLGLLVALGPLTIDMYLPALPKIAEDLSVSSSVVQLTLTGTLAGLALGQLIVGPLSDSLGRRKPMIAGILVHMVASLLCMFAPNIALLGVARGLQGFGAAAAMVVAIAVVGDLYKDNAAATVMSRLMLVLGVAPVLAPSLGAVVLLQASWHWIFAALVVLAGGLLVMAAVALPETLPEKNRRPLRVRGIGATYLGLMRDVRFVILVLVAALGMSGLFAYISGASFVLQGRYGLDQTAFALVFGAGAIALIGSTQCNVVLLRRFSPQQIMVWALVAASVSGAVFVALAAAQVGGVFGFIVPVWAILAAMGLVIPNAPAVALTRHQEAAGTAAALLGAAQFGLGAAVAPLVGVLGNNELAMAVVMSAGVMIALAALLATGVHKSAAAERVAGEAIAEPA, encoded by the coding sequence ATGATCGTGGTCCTGGGACTCCTGGTGGCGCTGGGTCCGCTGACCATCGACATGTACCTGCCGGCTCTGCCGAAGATCGCCGAGGATCTCTCGGTCTCCTCGTCGGTGGTGCAGTTGACGTTGACCGGCACCCTCGCCGGGCTGGCGCTGGGGCAGTTGATCGTCGGCCCGCTGTCGGACTCCCTCGGTCGCCGCAAACCGATGATCGCCGGAATCCTGGTGCACATGGTGGCCTCGCTGCTGTGCATGTTCGCGCCGAACATCGCGCTGCTCGGCGTCGCGCGCGGCCTGCAGGGCTTCGGCGCGGCCGCGGCGATGGTCGTGGCGATCGCGGTCGTCGGTGACCTCTACAAAGACAACGCAGCCGCCACGGTGATGTCGCGCCTGATGCTCGTGCTGGGAGTGGCGCCGGTGCTCGCGCCCTCGCTCGGGGCAGTGGTGCTGCTCCAGGCGTCCTGGCACTGGATCTTCGCGGCGTTGGTGGTCCTGGCGGGCGGGCTGCTGGTGATGGCCGCCGTCGCATTGCCCGAAACGCTGCCGGAGAAGAACCGGCGTCCGCTAAGGGTGCGGGGGATCGGCGCGACCTACCTCGGACTGATGCGCGACGTGCGTTTCGTGATTCTGGTGCTCGTGGCGGCACTGGGCATGTCCGGCCTGTTCGCCTACATCTCGGGCGCGTCGTTTGTCCTGCAGGGCCGCTACGGGCTCGACCAGACCGCTTTCGCGCTGGTGTTCGGTGCGGGCGCCATCGCGCTCATCGGTTCCACCCAGTGCAACGTGGTGCTGCTCCGACGCTTCTCGCCCCAGCAGATCATGGTGTGGGCGCTGGTGGCCGCCTCGGTGTCCGGCGCGGTCTTCGTCGCGCTGGCCGCGGCCCAGGTCGGCGGAGTGTTCGGTTTCATCGTGCCGGTCTGGGCGATCCTCGCTGCGATGGGTCTGGTGATCCCGAATGCTCCGGCTGTTGCGCTGACCCGTCATCAGGAGGCGGCCGGCACCGCGGCAGCGCTACTGGGGGCCGCGCAGTTCGGGTTGGGTGCCGCGGTCGCCCCACTGGTCGGTGTGCTCGGCAACAACGAGCTGGCGATGGCGGTGGTGATGTCGGCCGGGGTGATGATCGCACTGGCCGCTCTGCTGGCGACGGGCGTGCACAAGTCGGCTGCGGCTGAGCGCGTCGCCGGAGAGGCCATCGCCGAACCTGCGTGA
- a CDS encoding MFS transporter: MFETVRPPAREANPWHALWALLIGFFMILVDATIVAVANPAIMSSLGADYDAVIWVTSAYLLAYAVPLLVSGRLGDRYGPKNIYLLGLAVFTVASLWCGLSDSIGMLIAARMVQGVGAALLTPQTLSVITRTFPAHRRGVAMSIWGATAGVATLVGPLAGGVLVEHLGWQWIFIVNVPVGIIGLVVAVRLVPALSTQKQGFDVPGVVLSAVGMFLIVFALQEGQAFDWEPWIWATIVVGIGVMAAFVYWQSVTTGAPLIPLAIFRDRDFSMSNLGVATIGFVATSMILPLMFYAQAVCGLTPTQAALLTAPMAVATGVLAPLVGRIVDRSHPRPVVGFGFSVMAIGLTWLSIEMTPTTPIWRLLLPLTAMGVGMAFIWSPLAATATRNLPVQLAGAGSGVYNTNRQVGSVLGSAGMAAFMASRLSAEMPGATAATPQTEGSVAQLPAYLQGPFAAAMSQAMLLPAFIALLGVIAALLLLGFANSHIVQGAAADRVPAGDDDHHDWDDETFVDDDEYVEYVVTWDDPEPLPSEVSVPVTEPPAAQREWRSLVDELLAEPPTSPGDDPVGSAHNGFHVDGDPLGARGRHSREAD; this comes from the coding sequence ATGTTCGAGACCGTGAGACCGCCCGCCCGCGAGGCCAATCCCTGGCATGCGTTGTGGGCGTTGCTCATCGGGTTCTTCATGATCCTGGTGGACGCCACGATCGTCGCCGTCGCCAACCCGGCGATCATGTCGAGCCTCGGCGCCGACTACGACGCCGTGATCTGGGTGACCAGCGCATATCTGTTGGCCTACGCGGTGCCGCTGCTGGTGTCCGGCAGGCTCGGGGACCGGTACGGCCCCAAGAACATCTACCTGCTGGGGCTGGCGGTGTTCACGGTGGCGTCGCTGTGGTGCGGGCTGTCGGACAGCATCGGCATGTTGATCGCCGCCCGGATGGTCCAGGGCGTCGGTGCGGCACTGCTGACACCGCAGACGCTGTCGGTGATCACCAGGACGTTCCCGGCTCACCGCCGCGGGGTGGCGATGAGCATCTGGGGTGCCACCGCGGGCGTCGCCACGCTCGTGGGTCCGCTCGCCGGCGGGGTGCTGGTGGAGCACCTGGGATGGCAGTGGATCTTCATCGTCAACGTGCCCGTCGGCATCATCGGCCTGGTGGTCGCGGTCCGGTTGGTGCCGGCGCTGTCCACCCAGAAGCAGGGGTTCGACGTGCCCGGCGTGGTGTTGTCGGCCGTCGGCATGTTCCTGATCGTGTTCGCGCTGCAGGAGGGGCAGGCCTTCGACTGGGAGCCGTGGATCTGGGCGACCATCGTCGTCGGGATCGGGGTGATGGCCGCGTTCGTCTACTGGCAGTCGGTCACCACCGGGGCGCCGCTCATCCCGCTGGCCATCTTCCGCGACCGCGACTTCTCCATGTCCAACCTGGGGGTGGCGACCATCGGGTTCGTCGCCACGTCGATGATCCTGCCGCTGATGTTCTACGCCCAGGCAGTGTGCGGTCTGACGCCGACGCAGGCCGCTCTGCTGACCGCGCCGATGGCGGTCGCCACCGGCGTGCTGGCGCCGCTGGTCGGCAGGATCGTCGACCGGTCGCATCCGCGGCCGGTGGTGGGTTTCGGCTTCTCGGTGATGGCGATCGGGCTGACGTGGCTCTCGATCGAGATGACGCCGACGACCCCGATCTGGCGCCTGCTGCTGCCCCTGACCGCCATGGGGGTGGGCATGGCGTTCATCTGGTCGCCGCTGGCCGCCACCGCGACCCGAAACCTGCCCGTGCAGCTGGCGGGCGCAGGCTCGGGTGTCTACAACACCAACCGCCAGGTCGGGTCGGTCCTCGGCAGCGCGGGCATGGCCGCGTTCATGGCGTCCCGGCTGTCCGCCGAGATGCCGGGCGCCACGGCCGCGACGCCGCAGACCGAAGGGTCGGTCGCTCAACTACCGGCCTACCTGCAGGGGCCGTTCGCCGCGGCGATGTCGCAGGCCATGCTGCTGCCGGCCTTCATCGCGCTGCTCGGTGTCATCGCTGCTCTGCTCCTGCTGGGATTCGCCAACTCTCACATCGTGCAGGGCGCCGCAGCCGACCGGGTCCCCGCCGGCGACGATGATCACCACGACTGGGACGACGAAACTTTCGTCGACGACGACGAGTACGTCGAGTATGTGGTGACCTGGGACGACCCCGAACCGTTGCCTTCCGAGGTGTCGGTCCCCGTCACTGAACCCCCTGCCGCACAACGGGAATGGCGCAGTCTCGTCGATGAGCTGCTGGCGGAACCGCCGACATCACCCGGCGACGACCCGGTCGGATCCGCGCACAACGGTTTTCATGTCGACGGGGACCCACTCGGCGCCCGAGGCCGACATTCGCGGGAAGCGGACTAA
- a CDS encoding FAD-binding oxidoreductase translates to MTETLPERLATIVGASYVSVDPDVLAGRSVDHTGRYRGRASALVRPASENEVAEVLRVCHEAGVCVTVQGGRTSLVAGTVPEYDDVLLSTERLRDVGEVDVVERRVHVGAGVTLAEVQRAASAAGLVFGVDLAARDTATVGGMASTNAGGLRTVRYGNMGEQVLGLDVVLPDGSVVQRHSQVRSDNTGYDLASLFVGSEGTLGVITGLDLRLHPAPRHRVTAICGFADLHALIETGRVFRDMEGIAALELIDARASVLTAEHVGVGAPVEGAWQLLIELAGDADLTERLAEALEPAELSGEPAVGVDATAQQRLWQVREAVAEVLGVYGPPLKFDVSLPLSAIPNFAAESAELVAAHAPHAIPVLFGHVGEGNLHLNIVRCALAGDAEQTLYAAMMTLIARCGGNVSSEHGVGTRKRDYVSMARTVPDIAAMRAVKTAFDPDGYLNPAVLFERHRPVTVTTDAAT, encoded by the coding sequence GTGACCGAAACGCTCCCCGAACGGCTCGCGACGATCGTCGGTGCGTCCTACGTGAGCGTCGATCCCGACGTGCTGGCCGGCCGAAGCGTCGACCACACCGGACGCTATCGAGGCCGCGCCAGCGCGCTGGTGCGACCCGCCTCCGAAAACGAAGTCGCCGAGGTGCTGCGCGTCTGCCACGAGGCCGGTGTCTGCGTCACCGTGCAGGGCGGCCGGACGTCTCTGGTGGCCGGCACCGTGCCCGAATACGACGACGTTCTGCTCTCGACGGAGCGGTTGCGCGACGTGGGTGAGGTGGACGTGGTGGAACGCCGGGTGCACGTCGGTGCCGGGGTGACGCTGGCCGAGGTGCAACGCGCGGCGAGCGCGGCAGGCCTGGTCTTTGGTGTCGACCTGGCGGCGCGGGACACCGCGACGGTCGGCGGCATGGCGTCGACGAACGCCGGCGGCCTGCGCACCGTGCGCTACGGCAACATGGGCGAACAGGTTCTCGGCCTGGACGTGGTGCTGCCCGACGGGTCGGTGGTGCAGCGGCACAGTCAGGTACGCAGCGACAACACCGGCTACGACCTGGCGTCGCTGTTCGTCGGCTCCGAAGGCACCCTCGGCGTCATCACCGGACTCGATCTGCGGCTGCACCCCGCACCCCGGCACCGCGTGACGGCCATCTGCGGGTTCGCCGACCTGCACGCCCTCATCGAGACCGGGCGGGTGTTCCGCGACATGGAGGGCATCGCCGCGCTGGAACTGATCGACGCCCGCGCGAGCGTGTTGACCGCCGAGCACGTCGGCGTCGGCGCTCCGGTCGAGGGCGCGTGGCAGCTGCTGATCGAGTTGGCCGGCGACGCAGATCTCACCGAGCGACTCGCCGAGGCGCTCGAGCCCGCGGAACTGTCCGGCGAGCCGGCGGTCGGCGTGGACGCGACTGCCCAGCAACGACTCTGGCAGGTGCGCGAGGCGGTCGCGGAGGTGCTGGGGGTCTACGGACCTCCCCTGAAATTTGATGTGTCGCTGCCACTTTCGGCCATCCCCAACTTCGCCGCGGAGTCCGCCGAGCTGGTGGCCGCCCACGCCCCGCACGCGATCCCGGTGTTGTTCGGACATGTCGGCGAAGGCAATCTGCACCTCAACATCGTCCGCTGCGCGCTGGCCGGGGACGCCGAGCAGACCCTGTACGCCGCGATGATGACGCTGATCGCCCGCTGCGGCGGAAACGTCAGCTCCGAACACGGCGTGGGCACCCGCAAGCGCGACTACGTGTCGATGGCACGCACCGTTCCCGACATCGCCGCGATGCGGGCGGTGAAGACGGCATTCGATCCGGACGGCTATCTGAACCCCGCGGTGCTGTTCGAACGTCACCGACCCGTCACCGTCACAACCGATGCGGCCACGTAG
- a CDS encoding FAD/NAD(P)-binding protein: MTRIEADYLVVGAGAMGMAFVDTLLTETDATVVLVDEHHQPGGHWNSVYPFVRLHQPSAYYGVNSCALGNEDSVDTAGWNEGFFELATGHEVCAYYDQVMRHRMLPTGRLTYFPSARYLGGSTFATLDGTEHSVSVRRRVVDATYLLTVVQSMRSGPPFAVADGVDVVTPNELPRHAPGRQHFTIVGGGKTGMDCCLWLLRNGVPADRLRWIMPRDSWLLNRANVQPGPVFVKQLRKSIGTRMTAITEATSIDDLFTRLEADQSLLRLDPTVRPTMYHCAIVSLGELEHLRLVEDVVRMGHINRVDPDQVALQGGSVSTPVPSLYVDCTTQGLPRPPSVPVFDGDRITLQSVRGCQQVFSSAFIAHVEAAYGDDAARNALCEPIPHPDAPIDWLRMLLADNRAQARWLKDPELLEWLQSARLNVLRDLFLLLPDKPRVREKAIGALTVALGAANERLAALMESSV; the protein is encoded by the coding sequence GTGACACGGATCGAAGCGGATTACCTCGTCGTCGGGGCGGGCGCCATGGGCATGGCGTTCGTCGACACGCTGCTGACCGAAACCGACGCAACGGTGGTTCTCGTCGACGAGCACCATCAGCCCGGCGGTCACTGGAACTCGGTGTACCCCTTCGTGCGGCTGCATCAGCCGTCGGCGTACTACGGCGTGAACTCCTGCGCCCTGGGCAACGAGGACTCCGTGGACACCGCCGGCTGGAACGAGGGGTTCTTCGAGCTGGCCACCGGCCACGAGGTGTGCGCCTACTACGACCAGGTGATGCGTCACCGGATGCTGCCCACCGGCCGGCTGACCTACTTCCCGTCGGCCCGCTATCTGGGCGGGAGCACCTTCGCCACCCTGGACGGGACCGAACACTCCGTGAGCGTTCGGCGGCGGGTCGTCGACGCAACCTATCTGCTGACCGTCGTGCAGTCGATGAGGTCCGGGCCGCCGTTCGCGGTCGCCGACGGGGTCGACGTGGTGACCCCCAACGAGCTGCCCCGGCATGCCCCCGGCCGGCAGCACTTCACCATCGTCGGCGGCGGCAAGACCGGGATGGACTGCTGTCTGTGGTTGTTGCGCAACGGCGTTCCGGCCGATCGACTGCGGTGGATCATGCCGCGCGACTCGTGGCTGCTGAACCGCGCCAACGTGCAACCGGGTCCGGTATTCGTCAAGCAACTCCGCAAGTCGATCGGGACCCGGATGACGGCGATCACCGAGGCTACCTCGATCGATGACCTGTTCACCCGGCTGGAGGCCGACCAGAGCCTGCTCCGCCTCGACCCGACGGTGCGCCCCACCATGTATCACTGCGCGATCGTCTCGCTCGGCGAACTCGAGCACCTGCGCCTCGTCGAGGATGTGGTGCGGATGGGCCACATCAACCGGGTCGACCCGGATCAGGTGGCACTGCAGGGCGGCTCGGTCTCGACACCGGTGCCGTCGTTGTACGTCGACTGCACGACGCAGGGACTGCCGCGGCCCCCGTCGGTGCCGGTCTTCGACGGTGACCGGATAACTCTGCAGAGCGTGCGCGGATGCCAGCAGGTGTTCAGTTCGGCGTTCATCGCCCATGTCGAAGCGGCGTACGGGGACGACGCGGCGCGAAACGCCCTATGCGAACCGATCCCGCACCCCGATGCTCCGATCGACTGGTTGCGGATGTTGTTGGCGGACAACCGCGCCCAGGCGCGGTGGCTGAAGGACCCCGAGCTGCTGGAGTGGCTGCAATCTGCCCGGCTCAACGTGCTGCGCGATCTGTTCCTACTGCTGCCGGACAAGCCCCGGGTGCGGGAGAAGGCGATCGGTGCGCTCACGGTGGCGCTCGGGGCCGCCAACGAACGGCTCGCCGCACTGATGGAGAGCTCGGTTTAG